A single window of Neurospora crassa OR74A linkage group VII, whole genome shotgun sequence DNA harbors:
- a CDS encoding Sec14 cytosolic factor produces the protein MELEPKYDDYDYPTTAPDAQEGHPGHLTPQQQAQVTQLRLMLESEGYTKRLDTLTLLRFLRARKFDVNLAKQMFVECEKWRAETKLDETIPEWEYPEKEEVSKYYPQYYHKTDKDGRPVYIEQLGKIDLNAMYKITTAERMLTNLAVEYERLADPRLPACSRKAGVLLETCCTIMDLKGVGLTKAPQVFGYVKQASTLSQNYYPERLGKLYLINAPWGFSTVWNVIKAWLDPVTVSKIHVLGSGYSKELLGQVPPENLPKEFGGTCQCAGGCHMSDMGPWREEQWARPAKWEKKADAPAAAPAAAPAATEAAPAPAAEPAVAATEATAPAPAAA, from the exons ATGGAGCTTGAACCCAAGTACGACGACTATGACTACCCTACCACCGCGCCCGACGCGCAGGAGGGCCACCCCGGCCATCTGACTCCCCAGCAGCAGGCCCAGGTCACTCAGCTTCGTCTGATGCTGGAGTCTGAGGGCTACACCAAGCGCCTCGACACCCTTACACTG CTGCGCTTCCTCCGCGCCCGCAAGTTCGATGTCAACCTCGCCAAGCAAAT GTTCGTCGAGTGCGAGAAGTGGAGGGCAGAGACCAAGCTTGACGAGACCATCCCTGAGTGGGAGTACcccgagaaggaggaggtttcCAAGTACTACCCTCAATACTACCACAAGACCGATAAG GATGGCCGCCCCGTTTACATCGAGCAGCTTGGCAAGATCGATCTGAATGCCATGTACAAGATCACAACAGCCGAGCGCATGCTCACCAACCTCGCTGTCGAGTACGAGCGTCTTGCCGACCCCCGCCTGCCCGCCTGCTCCCGCAAGGCCGGTGTCCTCCTCGAGACGTGCTGCACCATCATGGACCTGAAGGGTGTCGGCCTCACCAAGGCCCCCCAGGTCTTCGGCTACGTCAAGCAGGCCTCCACCCTCTCGCAGAACTACTACCCCGAGCGCCTCGGCAAGCTCTACCTCATCAACGCGCCCTGGGGCTTCAGCACCGTCTGGAACGTCATCAAGGCTTGGCTCGACCCCGTCACCGTCTCCAAGATCCACGTCCTCGGCAGCGGTTACAGCAAGGAGCTCCTCGGGCAGGTGCCCCCTGAGAACCTCCCCAAGGAGTTTGGCGGTACCTGCCAGTGCGCCGGTGGCTGCCACATGAGCGACATGGGTCCTTGGCGCGAGGAGCAGTGGGCTCGTCCCGCCAagtgggagaagaaggctgatgcccccgccgccgcccccgccgccgctcctgCCGCGACCGAAGCTGCCCCTGCTCCTGCCGCCGAGCCTGCCGTCGCTGCTACTGAGGCTACCGCCCCTGCTCCCGCTGCCGCATAA
- the rpt-3 gene encoding 26S protease regulatory subunit 6B produces MGDVLVETPASVTQPQKKSAPSAIPNIETFEGVSTEGGDDYITLKKLQRQLEYIKLQEEYIKDEQRSLKRELVRAQEEIKRIQSVPLVIGQFMEAIDQNTGIVQSSTGSNYVVRILSTLDRELLKPSSSVALHRHSNAVVDILPPEADSSIAMLGADEKPDVTYADVGGLDMQKQEIREAVELPLTHFDLYKQIGIDPPRGVLLYGPPGTGKTMLVKAVANSTTANFIRVVGSEFVQKYLGEGPRMVRDVFRMARENAPAIIFIDEIDAIATKRFDAQTGADREVQRILLELLNQMDGFDQTANVKVIMATNRADTLDPALLRPGRLDRKIEFPNLRDRRERRLIFTTIAGKMSLAPEVDLDSLIVRNDPLSGAVIAAIMQEAGLRAVRKNRYNIIQADLEDAYSSQVKGTSDENKFDFYK; encoded by the exons ATGGGCGACGTCCTTGTCGAGACCCCGGCCAGTGTGACCCAGCCTCAAAAGAAGTCCGCCCCTTCGGCGATCCCCAACATCGAGACCTTCGAGGGCGTGTCAACAGAGGGCGGCGATGACTACATTACCTTGAAGAAGCTTCAGAGGCAGCTAGAATACATCAAGCTGCAGGAGGAATACATCAAGGATGAGCAGAG GAGCTTGAAGCGTGAGCTTGTACGTGCCCAGGAGGAAATCAAGAGGATTCAAAGTGTCCCCTTGGTGATTGGACAGTTCATGGAAGCTATCGATCAAAA CACGGGTATCGTTCAATCCAGTACTGGCTCAAACTACGTCGTCCGTATCCTTTCGACTCTCGATCGCGAGCTCCTCAAGCCCTCATCCTCCGTAGCGCTCCACCGTCACTCTAATGCCGTCGTCGATATTTTGCCGCCCGAGGCTGACTCCTCGATTGCTATGCTCGGTGCCGACGAGAAGCCCGACGTTACATATGCCGATGTTGGAGGGTTGGATATGCAGAAGCAGGAAATTCGGGAAGCCGTTGAGCTGCCCCTAACACACTTTGATCTTTACAAGCAGATCGGCATTGACCCCCCGCGCGGTGTCCTTCTCTACGGTCCTCCCGGTACCGGCAAGACAATGTTGGTCAAGGCGGTCGCAAACTCGACGACAGCGAACTTTATCCGCGTCGTCGGTTCCGAGTTCGTACAAAAGTATCTCGGTGAGGGTCCTCGCATGGTGCGCGACGTCTTCCGCATGGCTCGTGAGAACGCGCccgccatcatcttcatcgacgAAATTGATGCCATTGCGACCAAGCGTTTCGACGCGCAGACGGGTGCCGATCGTGAGGTGCAAAGAATTCTGCTCGAATTGCTCAACCAGATGGACGGTTTCGACCAGACCGCCAACGTCAAGGTGATCATGGCCACCAACCGTGCCGACACCCTCGATCCCGCCCTGCTGCGTCCCGGTCGTCTTGATCGCAAGATCGAGTTTCCCAACCTGCGCGATCGCCGCGAGCGCCGTCTCATCTTCACCACGATTGCTGGCAAGATGAGCTTGGCCCCTGAGGTCGACCTTGACAGCTTGATTGTCCGCAACGATCCTCTCAGCGGTGCCGTCATCGCTGCCATTATGCAGGAGGCCGGTCTGCGCGCAGTACGGAAGAACAGGTACAACATCATCCAGGCTGATTTGGAGGACGCCTACAGCAGCCAAGTGAAGGGTACGAGCGACGAGAACAAGTTTGATTTCTACAAGTAA
- a CDS encoding prefoldin subunit 3, variant — MTISHLPLPTALPTYVNNELGANRGTQVEAPRLDRSFPFPLTTRHVRSILRMATKGKEVETAGRDATPANPRGIPQAPFVDKVEDYVTSRADVEPTLRRFQELIAKYQFMEQNLQRRVVGLKDKMPDIQKTLDTVRFLQMRKVRHTHTHTRTHTSVFRAREHTGYTASYTAGTIPNAPGAGGKGN; from the exons ATGACCATATcgcacctacctctacctacggccctacctacctacgtaaaCAACGAGCTCGGCGCCAACCGAGGCacgcaagtggaagctcccCGCCTTGATCggtcttttcctttcccccttACAACCCGACATGTAAGGTCCATACTCAGAATGGCAaccaaaggaaaagaagtagAAACTGCGGGTCG TGATGCCACGCCCGCGAACCCCCGAGGTATCCCCCAGGCGCCCTTCGTCGACAAGGTCGAGGACTATGTCACGTCTCGCGCGGATGTCGAACCCACCCTGAGGCGGTTCCAAGAGTTGATTGCCAAGTACCAATTCATGGAGCAGAACCTCCAGCGACGGGTGGTGGGCTTGAAGGATAAGATGCCGGATATCCAGAAGACGCTGGACACGGTGCGGTTCCTGCAGATGAGAAAGGtacgacacacacacacgcacacacgcacacacacctccgTCTTCAGGGCACGCGAACATACGGGCTATACAGCTAGCTATACAGCGGGCACAATACCAAATGCGCCCGGGGCGGGGGGAAAGGGTAATTGA
- a CDS encoding prefoldin subunit 3 codes for MTISHLPLPTALPTYVNNELGANRGTQVEAPRLDRSFPFPLTTRHVRSILRMATKGKEVETAGRDATPANPRGIPQAPFVDKVEDYVTSRADVEPTLRRFQELIAKYQFMEQNLQRRVVGLKDKMPDIQKTLDTVRFLQMRKDESDPIETTFELNETLYAQAKIPPTDEVYIWLGANVMLSYPIEEAEQLLDSKLKAATQSLQNCEEDLDFLREQITTMEVAVARVYNWDVVQKRKEKEEEEKTKGKKSETASDG; via the exons ATGACCATATcgcacctacctctacctacggccctacctacctacgtaaaCAACGAGCTCGGCGCCAACCGAGGCacgcaagtggaagctcccCGCCTTGATCggtcttttcctttcccccttACAACCCGACATGTAAGGTCCATACTCAGAATGGCAaccaaaggaaaagaagtagAAACTGCGGGTCG TGATGCCACGCCCGCGAACCCCCGAGGTATCCCCCAGGCGCCCTTCGTCGACAAGGTCGAGGACTATGTCACGTCTCGCGCGGATGTCGAACCCACCCTGAGGCGGTTCCAAGAGTTGATTGCCAAGTACCAATTCATGGAGCAGAACCTCCAGCGACGGGTGGTGGGCTTGAAGGATAAGATGCCGGATATCCAGAAGACGCTGGACACGGTGCGGTTCCTGCAGATGAGAAAG GACGAATCAGACCCGATCGAAACCACATTCGAGCTCAACGAGACTCTCTACGCCCAGGCCAAGATCCCACCCACGGACGAGGTGTACATCTGGCTCGGCGCCAACGTCATGCTGTCGTATCCCATTGAGGAGGCCGAGCAGCTGCTTGACTCGAAGCTCAAGGCGGCGACGCAGAGCTTGCAGAACTGCGAGGAGGATCTGGATTTCTTGAGAGAACAGATTACG ACGATGGAAGTTGCGGTTGCCAGAGTGTACAACTGGGACGTCGtgcagaagaggaaagagaaggaggaggaggagaagacaaaaggaaagaagagcgAGACGGCGTCGGACGGTTGA